In Pseudomonas rhizosphaerae, one DNA window encodes the following:
- a CDS encoding DUF6527 family protein, whose amino-acid sequence MPIRSLVLARDGREDWCIGFRCPCGCGRTIELLVIEEARPRWSYTLNPAGLPSLHPSVWLNNGCRSHFWVKDGRIKWV is encoded by the coding sequence ATGCCAATTCGCTCGCTCGTACTTGCCAGGGACGGCAGAGAAGACTGGTGCATCGGTTTTCGATGCCCATGTGGCTGCGGCCGAACCATTGAACTGCTTGTGATTGAGGAGGCCCGTCCTCGCTGGAGTTACACGTTGAATCCAGCTGGCCTGCCGTCCCTTCATCCGTCCGTATGGTTGAACAATGGTTGCCGGTCTCATTTCTGGGTCAAAGACGGTCGCATCAAATGGGTGTGA
- a CDS encoding ThiF family adenylyltransferase — MKAHSRLVLTDEIHTSLREHLFPGDGKEAAAILICTCSLGSNLKLLSQELILVPHKECSVRTPDSLTWPGKYLEDAIDRALVGARSIILVHSHPGGLYEFSWVDDASDASTMVSLAQGVESIHGSAIMVPCGAMRARIYHPDQTCEDIELVTVPGDTILFWSNDAEEHLTPPMAFTSQMTHALQRLTVAVIGVSGTGSIVAEQVTRLGFGKVILVDHDHVEEKNLNRILNSTIADAQSKRPKVEMFAEAIERIRGPNVAEPINNSVLSREAVLAVANADVIFCCVDTHQGRMICDLMASCFLTPLFDVGVKIPTRPTESDGRAIHDVQGRIDYVKPGGATLADRKIYTPDSLYAEALRSTNPNAHRDQVEHGYISGVQEEAPSVITLNMRAASACVNEFIARAFPFREEHNSKYAQTNFTLSGCLEDFEHEDSFRKAPNPKLAQGGKEPLLGLPDLGVRP, encoded by the coding sequence GTGAAAGCCCATTCTCGTCTGGTGCTGACGGACGAGATCCATACCTCGCTTCGGGAACACCTGTTCCCGGGCGACGGTAAGGAAGCCGCAGCCATCCTCATTTGCACTTGCTCGCTTGGCAGCAACCTGAAACTTCTCAGCCAAGAGCTGATTTTGGTACCGCACAAGGAGTGCTCAGTCCGTACTCCTGACTCACTCACCTGGCCAGGCAAGTACCTAGAGGACGCCATCGATAGAGCGCTCGTGGGCGCGCGCTCAATCATTTTGGTCCACTCCCATCCTGGCGGTTTGTACGAGTTCTCTTGGGTCGACGATGCGAGCGATGCCAGCACTATGGTTTCGCTAGCTCAGGGGGTGGAGTCCATTCACGGCTCGGCCATCATGGTGCCGTGCGGAGCTATGCGCGCGCGCATTTATCATCCTGACCAAACGTGCGAAGACATTGAGCTGGTCACGGTCCCCGGAGACACGATCCTTTTCTGGTCGAACGACGCGGAAGAGCACCTAACGCCTCCTATGGCATTTACTTCGCAGATGACCCACGCACTCCAGCGACTGACGGTCGCGGTGATTGGGGTCTCAGGCACCGGCTCGATCGTCGCGGAGCAAGTGACCCGCTTGGGGTTTGGCAAAGTCATCCTGGTTGATCATGACCATGTTGAAGAGAAAAACCTTAATCGTATCCTCAACTCGACTATCGCCGATGCCCAGTCAAAACGCCCTAAAGTTGAGATGTTTGCAGAGGCCATCGAGCGGATCCGTGGCCCCAACGTCGCCGAGCCAATTAACAACTCGGTGCTCTCGCGCGAAGCTGTTTTAGCGGTAGCTAACGCTGATGTCATTTTTTGCTGCGTCGATACGCACCAAGGCCGGATGATCTGTGATCTGATGGCATCATGCTTCCTAACGCCATTGTTCGACGTAGGGGTAAAAATTCCTACCCGTCCCACCGAGTCAGATGGGAGAGCAATTCACGACGTTCAGGGGCGAATTGACTACGTCAAGCCAGGCGGCGCCACACTGGCCGACCGTAAAATCTACACCCCAGACTCGCTCTACGCTGAGGCACTGCGGAGCACTAACCCCAACGCACATCGTGATCAAGTGGAGCATGGCTACATCTCCGGTGTTCAGGAAGAAGCCCCTTCTGTGATCACGCTGAACATGCGAGCAGCCAGTGCTTGCGTGAACGAGTTCATTGCCCGGGCGTTCCCGTTTCGCGAAGAACACAACTCCAAATATGCCCAAACAAATTTCACGCTGTCTGGGTGCCTGGAGGACTTCGAACACGAGGACTCATTCAGAAAAGCGCCTAACCCTAAACTGGCGCAAGGAGGGAAAGAACCCCTTCTGGGGCTGCCTGACCTCGGAGTACGGCCATGA
- a CDS encoding multiubiquitin domain-containing protein, with product MNTENQHHQHHITVQIAGDDLQFRPVHLEDRTPTGAQIAAAADFTPDQLPVILQLLPSGALEDIRPDEIAKITDDLNRFIVVESDRKYLLTVDGARFEWPCHHISGQTIRILADIADNKRLLLEREDEADKDIENNEFVDLDEPGVERFITRKAIWKLNVQGVVYEFETHTVSVGEAMIKAKLDTNQAWQIFLMVSDQPKKELTINDVIDLRAPGIEKLRLTQKDVSNGEVPQVPRREFSLLPKDEQYLNAAGHQWETRLNTDGGRWLVINDYQLPPGYSHAMVQLALNVPAGYPAAMLDMFYVHPAVRLANGAEIAQTQMVGHIDGVKFQGWSRHRAWNPATDNITTQLAMADGCIMKEVGL from the coding sequence ATGAACACTGAAAATCAGCATCATCAACACCATATCACCGTTCAAATTGCTGGCGATGACCTGCAGTTCCGTCCGGTTCATCTGGAAGATCGCACTCCCACTGGAGCGCAAATTGCGGCGGCGGCAGACTTCACGCCTGATCAATTGCCGGTCATCCTCCAACTGCTGCCCTCGGGGGCTCTTGAAGACATTCGCCCGGACGAGATTGCCAAGATCACTGATGACCTGAACCGTTTCATCGTGGTCGAGTCGGATCGGAAATACCTTCTGACCGTGGATGGCGCCCGATTTGAATGGCCATGTCACCATATCTCCGGTCAAACCATCCGCATCCTGGCGGACATCGCAGACAACAAGCGGCTGCTGCTCGAACGTGAAGACGAAGCTGACAAAGATATCGAGAACAACGAGTTCGTTGACTTGGACGAGCCGGGGGTCGAGCGCTTCATCACCCGTAAAGCCATCTGGAAGCTGAATGTCCAGGGTGTGGTTTACGAGTTCGAGACGCACACGGTGAGCGTTGGTGAGGCCATGATCAAAGCCAAACTCGATACGAACCAAGCCTGGCAGATCTTCCTCATGGTCAGTGACCAGCCGAAGAAGGAGCTCACCATCAATGACGTGATCGATCTGCGCGCCCCAGGTATCGAGAAGCTTCGGTTGACTCAAAAGGACGTAAGTAACGGCGAGGTCCCGCAGGTACCACGCCGTGAGTTCAGTCTGCTGCCAAAGGACGAGCAGTATCTGAACGCGGCGGGCCATCAATGGGAAACCCGCTTGAACACTGACGGTGGTCGCTGGCTGGTGATCAACGACTACCAACTTCCTCCTGGTTACTCCCACGCAATGGTTCAGCTGGCACTGAACGTGCCGGCTGGCTATCCAGCCGCAATGCTCGACATGTTCTACGTCCATCCAGCAGTGCGACTGGCGAACGGGGCAGAGATCGCTCAGACCCAAATGGTGGGCCACATCGATGGCGTCAAGTTCCAAGGCTGGTCCCGTCACCGGGCTTGGAATCCGGCAACGGACAACATCACCACCCAACTCGCGATGGCAGACGGTTGCATCATGAAGGAGGTAGGCCTGTGA
- a CDS encoding carboxymuconolactone decarboxylase family protein: MTAPRVNYAHVAPHTYKALLGLEKAMGESSLEKSLHELVKIRASQLNSCAYCIDKHTSDAIALGETPRRMFALSAWHETPFFTDRERAALLWTDTLTLLADNGASEAIYRVVARQFDDRELTDLTFAIATINAWNRFGVGFGMQPAE; the protein is encoded by the coding sequence ATGACCGCCCCACGCGTGAATTATGCACACGTTGCCCCACACACTTACAAAGCCCTGCTGGGTCTGGAAAAAGCGATGGGCGAATCGTCTCTCGAAAAGTCGCTGCACGAGCTGGTCAAGATACGCGCTTCCCAACTTAACTCATGCGCCTATTGCATCGATAAGCACACCAGCGATGCCATCGCGCTTGGGGAAACCCCACGGCGTATGTTTGCCCTCTCGGCTTGGCATGAAACTCCATTTTTCACAGACCGTGAACGCGCTGCTTTGCTGTGGACCGACACCTTGACCCTTCTGGCCGACAATGGCGCTTCCGAGGCAATCTACAGAGTAGTGGCCCGACAGTTTGACGATCGTGAATTGACTGACCTCACCTTTGCCATCGCCACTATCAATGCTTGGAACCGGTTTGGTGTTGGGTTTGGTATGCAGCCGGCGGAGTGA